Genomic segment of Citrus sinensis cultivar Valencia sweet orange chromosome 7, DVS_A1.0, whole genome shotgun sequence:
TTACTCAAGGTCACTAGAATTACCTCCTGGTCGAGGTGGTCTGCTCATAGTCTCAAGAATTACCACCTAGTCGAGGTGGCCTATTCGAGGTCATCAAAATTACCACCTGATTGAGGTGGCCTGCTCGAGGTCACCACAATTTTCTCCTAATAGCCTATCAACTATTTACTCACTCTTTACCTCAAGGAGATCATGATCACcctattttattctctaaacattagattttaattttaatgccaAATTAGGTGACTTTGGATTAGCCAGGCTGATGGACCATGAGCTTGGTCCTAAGACTATTATGCTGGTAGGAACTTTAGCCTACATGGCCTCTGAATACATTAGCACATGCAGGGTTAGTCAAGAGTTAGATGTGTTCAGCTTTAGAGTAGTTGCCTTAGAAATTGCTACTAGAAGAAAAGTGGTTAATCGTtacaaagaatttgaaatggGGTTGGTGGCTTGGGTCTGGGATCTTTATGGAGAAAGAAAGCTACTTTCAGCTGCTAATGAGAGACTGGATTCGAGATTTGATGAGCAACAAATGACATGTTTGTTGATTGTTGGATTATGGTGTGCTCACCCTGACCGTTGTTTCAGGCCTTCCATAAGGCAGGCTATTCAAGTccttaattttgaaacaacaatgcCAAATCTTCCATCAAAAATGCATGTTCCAAGTTATCATGTGCCTACACCATCTGTCAGCTATGGCGAACCTTTCATTACAAATTCAAGCTTTGAAGTTGGTCGTTGAGCTTGAGCCTGTTCATTTCttgtatgttttctttttatgttgtaatgaatgaaaataaatatgttgaaTAAACCTCTGGGATTTATAGGAAGTTACAAATTTATAACATGAGATAGTTGTTAGAATTTGTATGCACTATATGTATGTGGAAAGTATTtcatatttgatatttaagaAAGGAATAACTGAGCAATTTTAGTATATTTGTACAATATGGACAATTATTCTTATGGCATTCttcaaagtaaaatattttgtgaacAAATTATGTTGTGTTGTTCTTCGAACAGCACCTGAACAGGTGACTGGTGTGGGGCAAATTGCCAATTCAtagatttttactttttttcagCTTAACATCTGAAGCCAGAGCAAAGGGAAGATACACGTTAGGATTAAGGATTGTTGTTCCTTAAATAAGAAGCTCAAGAtcttttatcaataattgTGTTCCTATCACCGTTCATTCTTATATTTAGCTTGGAAATTAGAATTGGTAAGAATTTATGgtgtttttactaattaataatcGGAATGGgctgaaataaaaatcaaaataaattatttactttagcTCTGGGAATCGGAATCAGAATCGGAATAAACTGTATTGccattaatgtgtttactttattttggAATCGGAATGGATtgttacaaattattaaattgaccttagttgattattgtcattatttataacaacaacaacaacaattattgttaataataattataatatttattattatttataatcattGTATTCCTAGTAGTAGAGTAGTAGGAGtagtaataaatattaattataatgattaataattataattaatattaataatttttttttattcttatgatgatgatgatataaggaaggataaaatgaaaatttcaagatttaaaTGGGGGTAATATAGtcactttaaaatatatgattcTGATTCCTACCTCTACCCATGAGAATGAGAACTCTagtaatcatttttaattttaggtgGGGTCAGCCTATTTGTTTCTCATTCCATATATCACTTAAGTaagtaaatatatcatttatttccatttcttaatttccattctcattctcaattagtagtaaacacatcattaatttaatgaaacgtAAGCTGATGTCCAATAAGCTTAGGTCACCTTTGATTATGAAAGGTTAGTAATTATATCACTATATTTTTTAGgatcattttaatatttgctaCTTATACTTCATTACCGTTGACGCTATTTTCTTGAGAAAGATTtctaaaaacaagaaaatcttTCTATATAAGTCCAGAGCTTAATATTCCCTTTCATTGCAGCTTCTTGGagataatttataattgaatGTCAAGACTTAAACATCAagaattcaattaataaatagacTAATTCCAGCTATACAGACTCACAATTATAAGGTAAGTCCTACTGAAATGTAGTGCCTCTGTTTCATGCTCTGTCCATCTGTGccatgaaaaatttaattacaatatttcTTCATTTAGCTAACAAATTCCAATATTTTCTTGGTcaattatcttcttttttcccttttcattGACTTTTTTATGGATTTTGCCGCATTGtctaagattattattttatatgtctATTTACTAAAGAAATGTCAGCTGTATAAATATACTATATAAAGTTAATCAGAATATAAATTGTTTTCAATGACTGAGGTGAAGTTGACCCTGTCGTGCCGGCGATATTTATGTTATCTCAATCTTTCTATactattttatctttctataGGCTGGTCGTTAAGCTAGTTTTTCGAATGAATACAGTAGCAATAATGctatttttactaaattcaGATATTTAGTTGAGATACGTATTGATGTGTTACCAATCATTTAATATTCTGTGTTTAatattaactaattttattaataattattaacttattatttttacaatccATACAATAATGGCACATTAAATATCACATCATTAAGTAACTTAATTGAgtcatgaaaattttcattaccaATTTGTTCTGACCGTGACACTCAGGGTGAAGCTTAGAGTAGGCTATAGGCCCAGCCTAGatttggaaaattttgtttaagcTTTAAggtcattaaattaatttacgaactttgcaaataagtttgaatcattttcaaaatcaattcagctccttttttaaaaaagttaatttaaacaatttcCTACAATTgtcaattattataaaattatcacatAACTTTTTGGAGGCTTACCCTTCGCATTCTAGAACCCAATTTACTAAAAGGAATGTCCAAGTTGATCGTGGCAAGCAAGTAGCAAGTTCATGTAAGCTATATAAATATACTACGTAAAGTTAGTCAGAATATAAATTGTTTTCAATGATTGAGGTGAAGTTGACCCTATCGTGCCGGCGATATTTCTGTCATCTCAATCTTTCTATACTATTTTATCTTTCGATACGTTGGTCGTTAAGCTAGTTTTTCGAatgctaattatttttacacaGTCTTGTGTTTTCAATTGAACATATGTTAGTATGCATGATTAAATGGTGTTGATTGAATACATTAACAATAATGctatttttactaaattcaaATATCTAGTTGAGATACACACTGATCTGTTACCAATCATTTAATATTACGTGTTTAATATTAactgattttattaataattactaacttattatttttacaatccATATAATGATGACACATAAAATATCACATCATTAAGTAACTCAATTGAgtcatgaaaattttcattatcaatttattgtGACCGTGACACTCGAGCTGAAACTTAGTGTAGGCTATAAGCCCAGCCTagattgaaaaattttgtttaagcTTTTAAggtcattaaattaatttacaaactttgcaaataagtttgaattattttcaacatcaattcagctccttttttaaaaagttaatttaaacaatttcctaaaattttcaattattataaaattatcacatAATTTATTAGAGGCTTACCCCTTCTAATTTTAGAACCAAATTTTCATCCCTTTCCTAATTTCTTaatctttgtttttcattttctttctctcataTACACAAATTTGAGAAGACAAAGAATTtaacacatattttaaatttattcttcttagttttattattattatttttaatcaaaaagcTTAATTCACAAGCTCCTAAAGTGAAGTTTCTTTAGCCcaccctaaaaaaaatttatggttTCGCTCTTGCTCATACTCTTCCCGTGCATTAATCGAAGTCATTAGGTGATCTCAGAATCCACTCACtgttttatcttcattttcttctttttcaccATTCAAACGTGTTCATTTGCTCTCAAGCTAGATGTTCAATTGCTTTATGCCATGgtgataatattttatctcagAAATGGAAAGAAAGTAATTAccaccgaaaaaaaaaatctatagtTGGCCTTGTTCAGCAGATATTTTGAATATGTATCAGCGTATGTGGAGTAAATACTCAGTGAAATTGGCATGTATTTGACCTTTGTTAATTGTCATCTGGGCGGCTGAATGTTTTTCGTGTTATTATCTCTAGCGAGCTAATGCCTATAATAcccgatatatatatatatagtgttTATTAGATTCAGAATTAAAATTCGGGACAATTTTACGGTATTGTAAATCAgtttaaaagattataaaagtGGATTTATGATATCGTCGGattggaaaaattttcatatatgtaaatataaactaattaaacatattattataagaaaatattgatCCTCAAACTTCGATTTTCTCCAGATGTGCCATCATTGTTTCAAGTATCAAAGAACATTAAGAGGACAACTCTGTTTCCAACAATTTCAGCCCATAATTATTTCAGGTATAACACGCTTCAAGGACTGGTCATTCTTCTTCATTTGATGTTTCTCCGACTGTCGGAGTTGATGCAAATAGACCTGCAACATGCGACTGCCATTGTTTGTCTAAATTTTGAGCGCGGCATTcgattagaatttaaaaatgaacataaatGCCTTTTGGTCATATCTATACTTTCCAAGGTTTATCTCTGAATAATTGTCTATTATCGTCTGTTTCAATGCTGACGTAGCTTTGCTGGCAATAAAATTCCAaagaaagtctttctttaatatttcagagAGTATGATTCCCCTTCATTGAAGCTTGCTGGACATATAAATTACAGCTGGTAGTTGAAAATTGAACATCAAGAAGTCAATACGTAGACTAATTGTGCCTCACTATTTAAAGGCCACTTGAGTTTCCCGGACATGTTGTACCTCCGCTTCATGCTCTCTCCATTTGTTACCATGATCAACATAACTctcttaattttcattattgttCTTGTTCCCTCAGCCAATTCTGTTTCCTTCCGGATGTCTAGTTTTGACTCCAATAGAAAAGATATAATCTATCAGGGAGATGCAGTACCTTCAGTCGGAGCcattgaattaataaaaaattaccaataTCTATGTCGTGTTGGTTGGGCTACTTACGCTGACAGAGTGCCGCTCTGGAATTCTGACACAGGTGAACTTGCTGACTTCAGCACCAAATTCTCCTTCCAAATAAACACCCTGGATCGTTCCACTTACGGCCACGGGCTTGTATTTTTCTTAGCTCCTGTTGGATTTCAGATTCCTCCAAACTCAGATGGTGGGTTTTTAGGTCTGTTTAATACCACaacttctttctcttcttcaaaTCATATAGTCCATGTGGAATTTGACACTTTCTTCAACTCTGAATGGGACCCTTCTGGCGTTCAAGACCACGTGGGAATCAACAATAACTCAATTGCTTCAGCTGTCCACACCCGCTGGAACGCCAGCTTTCACAGTGAAGACACTGCTGATGTGCGGATTGCATACAATTCTACTACTAAGAATTTGAGTGTGTCCTGGACCTACCGACAGACATCTGATCCTCGGGAGAATACTAGTTTGTTTTATATAATCGATTTGATGAAAGTTCTACCACAGTGGGTGACAATTGGCTTCTCAGCTGCTACAGGCCTCTCTGGAGAGCGACATATACTTGAATCGTGGGAGTTTAGCTCAAGCTTGGATATGAAACAGAGAAATGGAACGGATGGCAAAAAGATCAGAATAATAGTTAGTGTTACAGTTTCAATTGGTGTACTGGTAGCTGGAATGATAACGGGACTGTTGATTTTGCGAAGGCATaagaagaaggaaagaaaGTCTACCGCAGAGAGAGAGACCTTAACTTCCATTAATGACGACCTTGAAAGAGGCACAGGACCAAGAAGATTTTCATACACGGATCTTGCCTCTGCAACTAGCAACTTTGCAGAGAATAAAAAGTTGGGCGAAGGAGGGTTTGGTTCTGTTTACAAGGGTTATCTAATTGATTTGGATATGGCTGTTGCTGTCAAAAAAGTTTCAAGAGGATCTAAACAAGGGAAAAAAGAGTATGTAACAGAGGTGAAGACAATTAGCCAGTTAAGGCATCGCTATCTGGTGCAACTCCTAGGCTGGTGCCATGATAGAGGCGAATTCCTGCTTGTGTATGAGTTCATGCCAAACGGTAGCCTTGATGCTCACCTGTTTGGCAAGAAGAGTCCTCTTGCTTGGGCTGTGAGGTACAGGATTTCTCTTGGTTTGGCCACGGCTTTGCTCTATCTTCAGGAAGAATGGGAGCAATGTGTTCTGCATCGGGACATCAAATCGAGCAACATAATGTTAGATTCTAATTTTAACGCCAAATTAGGTGACTTTGGATTAGCCAGGCTGATGGACCATGAGCTTGGTCCTAAGACTACAGGGCTGGCGGGAACTTTAGGCTACATGGCCCCTGAATACATAAGCACAGGCAGGGCTAGTAAAGAGTCAGATGTGTTCAGCTTTGGAGTAGTTGCCTTAGAAATTGCTACTGGAAGAAAAGCGGTTGATCGTTACAAAGAATCTGAAATGGGGTTGGTGGCTTGGGTCTGGGGTCTTTATGGAGAAGGAAAGCTACTTTCAGCTGCTGATGAGAGTCTGGATTCGGGATTTGATGAGCAACAGATGACATGTTTGCTGATTGTTGGATTATGGTCTGCTCACCCTGACCGCAGTTTCAGGCCTTCCATAAGGCAGGCTATTCAAGTCCTTAGTTTTGAAACAGCAATGCCAAATCTTCCATCGAAAATGCCCGTTCCAAGTTATCATGTGCCTACACCATCTGTCAGCTCTGGCGAACCTTTCATTACAAATTCAAGCATTGAAGTCGGTCGTTGAACTTGTGCCTGTTCATTTCTgcaatgttttctttttctatgaTATAATTAAGAGTACAGATATTTGAACATTATCAAGGCAATACCAAGACAGAAATAAGGTATTATTCCTACTATAGTATTATTGTAGcacataaaatgataataatatttatgctaCCGTGTTATCGTTTCTGTCGTAATGGTGTTTTGTTGGTGGCgtaatatgatttttctatataattaataaagatgaatATGTTGAAGCTAAGCCTGATAAAGtaagttaaatatttataacgTGGGTCAGTTGTTGGAATTTGCATAGTTGGAAACAGTTTAAGAGTCAAAGAGAGATGATCGTATGATCTCTTGCCTGGAAAAGACGAGAGGCGGGGATTTGATGTTTAGAAAGTATTTGCGTTTTTGGATTTGATTATTGTTGTTAATCTAATCATGCTcgtcttttttattttaattgtttaatctttcattttcttccacGGTAGAACCTTTCCGCTTTCAATTtaactcttcttcttttttcttttttcttttttttttcactctatTGATATAATTATAAACAAGCCGGCAAACTTGGATGTCAAGACAAATGAATATATGAAAGCAATCAAATGACATTCCAGAATCCAGCTGCGTTGAAAggtattaattatttttaaatttaaaatggttttaaagtaatttgtgtaAATgacttttctttaaaattaataaaaaaaaaatactacatACCCCATTGATCCAGTGAGTTCTACCCCCAAAACACATTAGAATGAATcgaaattatttatcaaataaacaTTTCAGTTTTATCTAATGATTGATTTACAGGGCATATGAAATGGGTGCCCAAaggaagggggggggggggggggagggccAACAACTACTGTCCTATACAGGAGTCTAACGTCCGAAATATATACCGATTGACTTGAGGAAGCCTTACAGTCGTTTCTCCTTCATTGCGAGAGTCATGGCTATCATTAGGGTGCTTAATTCCGATATTATTCTTCAAAAATTTGCGTTAATCTTGCAATTAACGAAGCTAACTTGCTTGTGAAGTTGGTTGAAAATCACTGAATTTACTTTGTAGTTTGTATTACATGGAAGTGCTTTTGATACAATGAACAGCAGCAATATTGAATGATGAAAGAagacattttgtttttaataggAAAAGTGTAACGGAGCGGGTGTAATGTCACAAATTTTGTGTCACATTTATCGAGTTCTCTTTGTGTGAAAATtagcatttttaatttttttgagacACTCCTTACAGAAGATGTTGCCAACACCAAAGGGAGAGAttaaaatatactttttttaatttccacaAGGATTTCCTcggattaatttttaaatcgtTTCTAATTATTCAAGTTTAAATCTTAATAGAGATGGaggttaaaattttgatttacatTTTACCCACGCTCtgatatatatgtgtgtgtgaagaAAGACtcaagtgtgtgtgtgtacccaaaaaaaaaaaaaaagactcaaGTTTGTGTAAAGATAGATTCAAGTGTACGTGTGTGTATAAAGAAAAACTCCAGTGATAAGATGTATAGTTACACTATTTCAAATGTCCTgtctttgattttctttgtacaaataacaaaaggattcaatcattcaaatgatatAAAAAGATCGTTGGGCGCCATCTCTTTTTGATGAGGAGAAACTTATCTAGAATTACCGTCCTTCAAAGTAAGTTCAGACGAATTGGAAATACAAAAGATGGCGTTTTAAGAGAATATCAAAGGGaccaatgggcctttggtcaaatgaaaaaagtcttacacttacaatgttgagtATAAGGGTTCAAGTTTTCATAAGAGCATTATGGAGGTTAGTTTTAgttcttcctcaattatcaattaattgagtggagacagtctctcccttacgaaatgtgagtggagcaGGCActcctcgaatattagagagggtttaAAATATCTGGGCATATACTTCAGTGTGTCAATGTATGATGGTGGTcccaattatataatataattataaatattaattataatgtctGATATAATATCAGTAATATCTGTGTATCACATacttcaaaaatatatatatatatcaaaggGCGTCATAAATTTTGGGGCAGTGATATTCTCTTTGGTAGAGCTTAGACCCAGCCCAAATGAAGCCCAAATACTACCTCGACCATAATTCCCTCGTCAATTGTTGTTTGACAGTTGACACATCCAAACACGTCACAAAGAATTAGTTCGGTGAAAATCAATGTCATAGTGATTGAAGATTGAAGAGTGaagacattaataaattacttaacACCGCCTTAAATACGCctgatattttaacatttttcataGGAAAGATCCATGTGCCATGTGGATGTGGCATGTTATGACAGCAAGAGGCCGGCTCAAAAGTTCCGATGTCCACTTCATTACGAGTAAGGGCAAGCCTCTAGGGAATTAATTTGACCAAGCCCTAAAACTCATTTTATAGAGCTACCAAGTACCAATAcgtaatcttttttttttatctttctgtTCTTTTTTGCCCGGCTACGACGATGTAACTGTGAcacatttcataaaataaatcaaccaaTGTCTTGGCCTATATATAAGTAAAATACATTCTGAACAAGACGGCAACCGGCATTGGTTTCGATGTTAGGTACGAATAATCACATCACACATTGTTTTACTAATTGTCTTGGAGCTTCACCTCTTTGTCGTATCAAACTGTTTTTTTGTGCCGTAGCTTTACGCGTAGATATTGTCAACTccgaattaaaaataataggcacCAGAAATAGGTGCAAAATCACTAAATCAATTGTATATATCTTTTACCTTTCAGCATCGATCATGCCGACCTTACCTAGAACTTCGCTTCTGAAGTATGAATTAGATGCACGGCTAAATTTATTTCTAGATTTGTAAACTGTTGCTTCAATAATCCCGACCACCTGTCGACGGTTACGATAAGCTTTGTAGTTGATCAAACTTTGGGATAATCCAATGGATAAAACTTTAGAATGTCATGAATTTGGAAGCCAGTGGTTTATTTCATTTTGGCACCATGGACGGTAGCGGAATGTAGTTTATTATTACATGGGAGTGAAACGCCGTGGTATAGATTGGCTGTCAAAGTAGAGGAGAAAGTTTGTGTTACATTTGAtacaatacaattaattattatatgtgtGACAtgtataattgaatttattaattaaattaccttagtttttcaaaataaataaacatatggCATAATACCATTTGCTTGTTATATGACTCACATAGTACTTTCAATATATTCTACAATTTCTTTAACCATACATGGAGGTACATATTACCGTGTGAGAGTGagacattttaatttaataaaatcataaaactaTAAACTATAAAGAACCGTTCAAGAAATGAgcgtattaattaatttgacaaagttaattaattaataataccaaGCCTTCCTTTGGGAGAAGAATATAGTTGAACTAATCGAAGGCCTTTCCACCCAATTTTTACATTCATTCTCCTTCTCCATGCATTTGGGTTACCATGGCCTTTTCCTATcaacaaaatcattttattttctttctgaacttcattttcttcctgTTGCTAGTCCCCCATGGAAGTTCAGTCTCCTTTAATTTTCCGAATTTCCAACCAAATGTTCCAACCATAACATTCGAGGGAGATTCATTTGCATCCGATGAGGCTCTTCAGCTTACTAAGAATCAAGTTGACGACAACCTCACCAGCAGTGTTGGCCGCGCCACGTATAATCAACCTGTGCCCATTTGGGATGCCAAAACACGAAGTCTCACGGACTTCACCACCCACTTCTCCTTTGTCATGAGTGCCCCTAATCCAGCTGAATATGGTGAAGGAATTTCGTTCTTCCTTGCGCCATTTAACTCCAAAATTCCTGACAACTCAAGTGATGGTTATCTTGCCTTATTCAGTCCTGAAACCGCATTGAATAATGATTCCAGGAATCAAATTGTTGCGGTAGAGTTTGACAGTAATAAAAACAGATGGGATCCAAGCACTGATCATGTAGGCATCAATGTTAATTCCATTGCCTCAGAGAAAACCGTCCTGTGGAAAAGTAGCATCAAGACCGCAGCAACAGCAAATGCTTGGGTAAGCTACAATTCTACTACCCAAAATTTAAGTGTGTTTCTTACCTATGCTCATAAGCCAGTCTATAGAGGGAACTCTAGCCTTTGGCATGTAGTTGATTTGAGAGAGATTCTGCCAGAAACAGTTGGGGTTGGTTTCTCTGCGTCTACGGGCGAGGTGGTTGAATTGCATAAGATTATTTCTTGGAGTTTTAATTCAACCTTGGAAACCAGCGATGGTAAGGAGAAAAACAaaacgtgtaacttttctaattagttttacgtgtaacttttacgtgtaacttttctaattagaactctatcattttacgtgtaacttttctagttagtttttatgcatcattttcacatttctgcatgcatattttcctttcatgcttAGAATAGATtgggggggtagaatgttgtttgaaaaataaaaaaaaataaaattgtgtgatttattttaacattggatgacatgattaatttcaaattttagtatttgtattatctttggtcttaagtgatgttacattatgtttgctactctacatgttgatgttggagacaaatatgagttgcttgaaggaatgaacatgtcataataaataccaagtgagtttttgagcctatcatttttcttggagagtaaccattttgcccattctctatacagcttagcagtttattattttatatacgatctctagatttcttttgagttaacccttaaaaaaaatggttaaataaaaaaaaagaaaaaaaaaagtgtgttgctacattgggaggcccatctgACTaatagatatggatgattatttagagccctaaaagacgatggaaaggccatctttgatccgtttgagcctttctagccatcccttttattaaatatccatagttaacccttttgagccttttaaaaaaaaaaaaacattttctttgtcaacttatcatcttgacccactccgatttggagtattacccgatgtcttataagttccatcacctatgtatgtttgagaaaatgtaaataattatgttgttcagtgaagttatgccaaaaaaaaaaaaacaacaaaaaacaaaaacaaaagtttttgtttcaaaagaataaaaataacaataataggtgaaatccaccttgcaacttccaaaaaaaaataaaaattctctgcatttttctcaaacatacactttgttttctttatttcatttctttgttaatcatgtccctagcctacgttacgtcctaataaaagtccttcttgattttagggaactatagtctgaagtagaagctagttatatgggctaaaaagatgtagtgatgcataattaaaaaaaaaaagataaataaagtgggttgactaacattttatttgacttgagatcgtattatttctaaactgagggcatatttatttcatcttggtgagagcatgtgatatcacttctttattattttctctctcaattaccattcattggagtgactatttttattgggtttaatttatttgtgagagtgtcactacttccagtgagattttggggttgacatgtcattcttgaaagtagctataacaaagtctactgggctaattcatgtggatggttgatgtgggtgtgatgttgctttagactggagataatgcttatacttttatttgattgctatcattaatctgattgaataaacacgagtgtttctaaaaaaaaaaaaaatcattttgaatttgaattttgttttcgctttatttgctagggactagcaataagctggttggggggtgtgttgagtgttagaaaatgcatatttataaaggagaaaaccgtcattttacatttcaagtcttactaacaacccttacttttatgtatttaaccttcttgtgatttaattacatg
This window contains:
- the LOC127903686 gene encoding L-type lectin-domain containing receptor kinase IX.1-like, with amino-acid sequence MLYLRFMLSPFVTMINITLLIFIIVLVPSANSVSFRMSSFDSNRKDIIYQGDAVPSVGAIELIKNYQYLCRVGWATYADRVPLWNSDTGELADFSTKFSFQINTLDRSTYGHGLVFFLAPVGFQIPPNSDGGFLGLFNTTTSFSSSNHIVHVEFDTFFNSEWDPSGVQDHVGINNNSIASAVHTRWNASFHSEDTADVRIAYNSTTKNLSVSWTYRQTSDPRENTSLFYIIDLMKVLPQWVTIGFSAATGLSGERHILESWEFSSSLDMKQRNGTDGKKIRIIVSVTVSIGVLVAGMITGLLILRRHKKKERKSTAERETLTSINDDLERGTGPRRFSYTDLASATSNFAENKKLGEGGFGSVYKGYLIDLDMAVAVKKVSRGSKQGKKEYVTEVKTISQLRHRYLVQLLGWCHDRGEFLLVYEFMPNGSLDAHLFGKKSPLAWAVRYRISLGLATALLYLQEEWEQCVLHRDIKSSNIMLDSNFNAKLGDFGLARLMDHELGPKTTGLAGTLGYMAPEYISTGRASKESDVFSFGVVALEIATGRKAVDRYKESEMGLVAWVWGLYGEGKLLSAADESLDSGFDEQQMTCLLIVGLWSAHPDRSFRPSIRQAIQVLSFETAMPNLPSKMPVPSYHVPTPSVSSGEPFITNSSIEVGR